The Saccopteryx leptura isolate mSacLep1 chromosome 2, mSacLep1_pri_phased_curated, whole genome shotgun sequence genome has a window encoding:
- the KRT28 gene encoding keratin, type I cytoskeletal 28, which produces MSLRFSSGSRRICLLSGTGPVRPPSGGAGSNACGSSVAGNGFSCPLGGGLGSVPGGSPASGAFGNAAWAGFAGSEGGLLSGNEKVTMQNLNDRLASYLDNVHALEEENAELERKIKSWYEKYGPGSCHGLDRDYSRYHLTIEDLKNKIISSTAANTNVILQIDNARLAADDFRLKYENELALHQNTEADINGLRRVLDELTLCRTDQELQYESLSEEMTYLKKNHDEEMKALQCAAGGNVSVEMNAAPGVDLTVLLNNMRSEYEALAEQNRRDAEAWFNEKSATLQQQISNNAGAATSARTELTEMKRSLQTVEIELQSLLAMKHSLECSLSETEGNYCAQLAQIQAQIRSLEEQLHQVRTETEGQKLEYEHLLDIKVHLEKEIETYCRLIDGDGNSCSKSKGFGSVSSGTPSKDLSKTTLVKTVVEEIDQRGKVLSSRVQSIEEKTSKISNGKTEPRVSF; this is translated from the exons ATGTCTCTCCGATTTTCTAGTGGGTCCAGGCGTATTTGTTTGCTGTCTGGAACTGGACCTGTCAGACCACCCAGTGGAGGTGCAGGCAGCAATGCATGTGGCAGCTCTGTCGCTGGAAATGGATTTTCCTGTCCCTTGGGAGGAGGCTTGGGCAGTGTTCCTGGTGGGAGCCCTGCTAGTGGTGCCTTTGGAAATGCTGCTTGGGCTGGCTTTGCTGGAAGTGAAGGAGGACTCCTCTCTGGGAACGAGAAGGTGACCATGCAGAACCTTAATGACCGCTTGGCATCCTACCTGGATAATGTGCACGCTCTGGAGGAGGAAAATGCTGAACTAGAGAGAAAAATCAAGAGTTGGTATGAAAAATACGGGCCTGGATCTTGCCATGGACTTGATCGTGACTATAGCAGATATCACTTAACAATCGAAGATCTTAAGAATAAG ATTATCTCTTCCACTGCTGCCAACACAAATGTCATCCTGCAGATCGATAACGCCAGGCTGGCTGCTGATGACTTCCGGCTAAA GTATGAAAATGAGCTCGCCCTTCACCAGAACACAGAGGCCGACATCAATGGGCTGAGGCGCGTTCTGGATGAACTGACACTCTGCAGGACCGACCAGGAGCTGCAGTACGAATCCCTGAGTGAAGAGATGACCTATCTCAAGAAGAACCACGATGAG GAGATGAAGGCTCTGCAGTGCGCCGCGGGGGGCAACGTGAGCGTGGAGATGAACGCGGCGCCGGGGGTGGACCTCACGGTTCTGCTGAACAACATGCGGTCCGAGTACGAAGCCCTCGCCGAGCAGAACCGCCGGGATGCGGAGGCCTGGTTCAACGAGAAG AGCGCCACCCTGCAGCAACAGATCTCCAACAACGCGGGAGCAGCCACCTCCGCCAGGACCGAGCTGACGGAAATGAAGCGCAGCCTGCAGACTGTGGAGATCGAGCTGCAGTCCCTCCTGGCAATG AAACACTCCCTGGAGTGTTCCTTGTCTGAGACCGAGGGCAACTACTGTGCACAGCTGGCCCAGATCCAGGCTCAGATCCGGTCCCTGGAGGAGCAGCTGCACCAGGTCAGAACCGAGACTGAGGGCCAGAAACTGGAGTACGAACATCTCCTGGACATCAAGGTCCACCTGGAAAAAGAAATCGAGACCTACTGCCGCCTGATAGATGGAGATGGAAA CTCATGTTCCAAATCAAAGGGCTTTGGATCAGTAAGCTCAGGAACTCCATCTAAAG aTTTATCCAAAACTACTCTGGTAAAAACAGTGGTTGAAGAGATAGATCAACGTGGTAAAGTCCTTTCATCGAGGGTTCAGTCCATTGAAGAAAAGACATCTAAAATAAGCAATGGCAAGACAGAACCAAGGGTTTCTTTCTAG